The DNA segment TCGTTTTCAGATTTTGTAATTGATGAAAACAAAAAAGAGTTAGTTAGTACAGATGAAAGTGGAATAGTTAGAATACTACAAATACAAAGTGGAAGAGTTACAAAAGAGTTAGAAGCTCTAAATTTGGACAGAGTCTATCAACTTGATTATAAAAATGGCATTATCTTAACAGCAGGACAAGATAGAAAAGCTGTTGTTTATGACAATCTTTTAGTCTACTCTTTGGATTTTGATTTTCTACTATATAGTTGTGGTCTAAGTCCAAATGCTTCTTTGGGAGCAATCGCTTTTAATGAGGAGAATGAAGTTTTAATATTTAATACCAAAACAAAAAATTATCTATATAAACTTAGTGGTCAAGAGGCAACTGTTACAAAAATTCTTTTTATAGATAGTAATGAGATTTTTGTAAGTAGCGATAGTCAAAAAATAAATTACTTTAAAATTAAATAGGAGTTTAAGATGAATATTTCAAGTATTGTAGTACAAACTGTACCAAAATATTTAGAACAAGTTTTAGAAGATCTAAAAAATTGTGAAGCTTGTGATTATCATTTACATGATGACAAAGGAAGAATTATTGTAACAATTGAAGGAAATGGCGTAAAAGAAGAGCTTGAAAAATTAAGAGTAATTGAAGCAATTCCCCATGTAATTTCAGCTGATATGCAAATGGCATATAGTGAAGATGAGTTGGATGAACATATCGAAATACTTGAAAATTCAGATATGGTTCCTAAAATGTTAAATGATGACAATATCGATCCAGATAAAATTATCTACAGAGGTGATCTTAAAAGAAAAGATTTGGAAGGTTTTGCACAAGAGTTTGATAAGGTTGACTAAATGGAATTTAATGAAAGCGAATTTCTAATAGAGACTATAGTTCCTGAAAATGAGCTAATTATTTCAAGAACAGATTTAAGAGGTTTTATTACCTATGCCAACGAAACTTTTGCACAAATAAGTGGTTACTTAATTGATGAATTAGTAGGTAATCCACACAATCTAGTAAGACATCCAGATATGCCAAAAAGAGTCTTTAAACAGATGTGGGAAACACTACTAAAAGGTCAAAAATGGGAAGGAGTAGTGAAAAATCTTAGAAAAGACAGAGGTTACTACTGGGTACATGCAACAATTAGCGGAGTCTATAAAGATGGAAAACTAATTGAATATAAATCAATAAGAACACCTATTGATTATCAAACTAAATTGAAACATCAAAAACTATATGATGAATACAGAAATCTTGACAATGAAAATATTAGAAGGGTAATCTACACTTAGAGTACCCTCTTCCAATTTCTCTAATAAAAATCAAACATATACTAAACTTTTCCTAAATTAAAACTATTACTTTTTTTATTTCAATTTACCCCTTTTTCTTGACCTAGGTCAACTTAAATGAATATTCATTTAAGTTATAATTATTTTGGTGAATCTAACGGTAAAGGAGTACAATGGAAGAGATCAAAAAATCTAAATCCAAAGTCATTGTTCCGTTATCACTTGTTATAGTCGGGCTCATCCTTGGTCTGATTATTTCGTTTGGTAGCTCTATTGGGGTTAAACACACTAGCGACAAAAACTACTGTTCAAGTTGTCATACTATGCAACCAGTGACTAATTCATATAAAATGGATGTTCATGGTGGTGCGGGAAAACATGGAATAGAAGTCAAATGTGTCTATTGTCACTTACCTCAAGATTCAATGGCTAATTATTTAACTACAAAAGTTAAAACAGGTTTGCATGATTTATATGCAGAATATTTTAAAGATACTTCCAAAATAGATTGGCAAGCAATGAGAGAGCACAGAGAATCATTTACTTATGATAGTGCCTGTCTTAATTGTCATACCAATTTAAAAGACTCAACTGAGTCAAATCTAAAAGCATTAATTGCTCATAGAAAGTATTTTTCTAAAACTACAGATAAAACATGTGTAGGTTGTCACCAAAATGTAGGACATAAAGATTTAGGTTTATACCTGCCTAAAAATTAAGTCCAAATTTTTTAAAGGAGAAGTTATGTTAAAAAAGTTGTTGTTATCAATGTTTGCTTCAAGTGTTATGCTGTTTGCTGCTAATGTTGGTGACCTAAGTTCAGTTAAAACTCTGAAAATAGACAGAGATATGACTAAAATGGGAAAAAGCTGTGTAGAGTGCCATGCTAAGGAGACTCCTGGTATGGTTAATGATTGGAAAGAGAGTAGACATGGTCATGTAGGAATCTCTTGTATTGATTGCCACCAAGTAAAAAAAGATTCGCCAATGGCAACTCAAGCATGTCCAGGTGTTAAAGGAACTGATGTTTATATTTCACTATTAGTTACTCCTAAAACATGTGAAAGATGCCACCCTAGTGAAGTAAAAGAGTTCCAAGAAAGTGGACATGGAAGAGCTGGTCTTCAAGTTCATGCAAAAGATGGAATGCAAAAACTTATGAACCATTTTGAAGGTGCAGATAATCCACATACAAAAGGTTCTGCTGAAGCTACAGGATGTATGCAATGTCATGGTAAAGTTGTTGAGTTAGGTAAAGATAATAGACCAACAGCAGAGACTTGGCCACAAGCTGGTATAGGTACAATCTATCCTGATGGAAGTGTTGGGAACTGTGCTTCATGTCATACAAGACACAAATTTTCAATTGCAGAAGCTAGAAAACCTGCTGCTTGTTCTTCTTGTCACTTAGGACCTGATCATCCAGATAAAGAGATTTATGATAACTCTAAACATGGTCATATCTTTAATGCAGAAGGAAATGAGTGGAAATATGATAGTGCTCCTGATGCTTGGGAACCAGGTGATTATAGAGCACCAACTTGTGCTACTTGCCATATGAGTGGTATTGGAGATTTAAAAACTACTCACAATGTTAGTAGAAGATTAAAATGGAATCTATGGGCACCAAAATCTAACTTAAGAGATGGTGGTTTGGATAATGCTGTTAAAGTATGGAAAGAAGAAGGAAAATTCTCTAAAGGTAACCCTGTAGCTGGTCACCCAGATGGTTCAGTTGCAGCAAGAGCTGAAATGGAAAAAGTATGTTCTTCTTGTCACAGTACTTTACATACTAAAAACTTCTTTGAAATGGCAGATAAACATGTAATTCTATATAATGAATCATATTTTGAACCTGCTAAAAAAATGTATGATGAGTTAAAAGCAAAAGGGTTAATTGCTCAAGATCCATGGACAGATGAATTCCATAAAGTGTACTATCACTTATGGCATCACCAAGGTAGAAGAATGAGACAAGGGGCATTAATGAATGGACCAGATTATGCTCACTGGCATGGTGTATTTGAACTTCAACAAGATATTAGAGAGTTGAAAAAAATATACGAACACAGAATGAAAACTGGAAAAATTGACTAATATATAAGGGAGGAAACTCCCTTATATAAATTCTTAACTAGGAATAATTATGAAATATCTAATTGGCTTACTACTTCTAATATTTACAACAAATATATACGCAAAGGAGTTATTAGCGGTAGTTAATGGAAATGAAATAACAACAGATGTTGCACATACAGATTTCTTTAATATGGATGTGGAACAAAAAAAGATTGCAATAAAAAGATTAGTTGAAAAAGAGTTAGCTATTGAATATGGTTTAAATAGCGATATGGTAAAAAGTAAAAAATTTATAGATACTTTTAATCATATTATTAAAGTAGAAAATGGTAAAGACTTAGCCTCTACATTAAAAGACAAAGAGAATAAATATACTAATGAACAATTAAGAAGTAAAAAAGGACTTCTTGCATTTGATATGATATTAGATGAAAAAGCACAAGAGTTAAAACCAGATACAAATACTCTAAAAAAATATTATGAAATTAATAAAAATAGATACGACACTAAAAAAATGTATGAATTACTTCATATAATAGTTAATACAAAAGAAGAAGCTTTAGAAATTGAAAAAGCTTTAAACAATAGCACTGCTGTAATAAAAACATTTCAAGAAATAGCTTCAAAAAAATCATTAGCTCCTACAAAAGATAAAAATGGTTATTTAGGGCAATTCGATTATGAAGCAATGCCAAAAGAACTTCAAGAAGCAGTTAAGAATTTAACAAGAAATCAATATAGTAAACCTTTTAAAACAGATTTTGGTTATGAACTTGTTTATGTAATGGGATACCAAGATGAAGTAAAAAGAGGCTATAAAGAGAGCCAAATCAATGTAAAAGATGATTATACAAGAGAAAGTGTAATTAATTGGGCATTTGAACAAATTAATAAACTAAAAGAAAAAGCTGAAATAAAAATAATTTTTAAGGGGTAAAACTATCCTAAAAAAATTACTCCTAACTAAAATGGGGTTGAAGAATAATTTTAACCCAATTTTAGGGACTGTTAGAAATTCCGTGTAATCTGATAAAATACGAATATCAAGGAATAATAAAAAAAGTACATGACTTCTTTTATCTCATTTCATGTTAAATAACATAAAAATAACTTACAGATTAATATTTATTTTGATATAGTATGTATATTTAATATTAAAGGAATTATATGAAAAAATATATTAAAACAGTAACTATTTCGACGCTTAGTCTTTTATCTTATGTGACTCAACCACTAATGGCAGCAGAACCACCTCCACAAATTATGAAACTACTGAATGACAATACACCACTAAAACCAACAAAAGTATTTGACAATGTTTATTCAATAGGGACAGTTAGTGTTAGTGCTTGGGCTATAAAAACTAGTGAAGGAATTATTCTTATTGATGCTATGTGGGATGATGATTCTGCAAAATTGATAATAAAAGATATGAAAGAACTTGGACTTGACCCAACACAATTAAAATACATATTAATCTCACATGGACATGGAGATCATTATGGTGGAGCAAATTATTTAAGAAATAAATACCATGCAAAAGTGGCAATGAGTAAAGTGGATTTTGATTTTATGCACTCATTAAATAAAGGACCTAATGGCCCTCGTTCACCTAAAACACCTGCTGATATATTTGTAAAAGATGGTGATGTTATAACATTAGGGAATGAATCAGTAAAAATATTATTAACGCCAGGACATACACCAGGGGGAATTTCATTTATCTTCCCAGTTACAAATGATGGGCAAAAACATACTGCAATTTTATGGGGTGGAACAGGTATTCCTCATGATATGAAAAGTAAATTAGCTTATCAAAAATCTGTTGCTCATTTTGAAGAAGAAGCTAGAAAAGCAAATGCAGATATAGAGTTAACAGCACATTTATTTATTGGTGATAACTTTGCAAAACTAGATAAAGTAAGAGATAGAAAAGAAGGAGAAAACAACCCTTTTATTCTTGGTCAAGATGGTATGAACAAGTACTTTAAAGAACTTCACAAATCTATAGATGATGC comes from the Halarcobacter ebronensis genome and includes:
- a CDS encoding chaperone NapD encodes the protein MNISSIVVQTVPKYLEQVLEDLKNCEACDYHLHDDKGRIIVTIEGNGVKEELEKLRVIEAIPHVISADMQMAYSEDELDEHIEILENSDMVPKMLNDDNIDPDKIIYRGDLKRKDLEGFAQEFDKVD
- a CDS encoding MBL fold metallo-hydrolase, whose protein sequence is MKKYIKTVTISTLSLLSYVTQPLMAAEPPPQIMKLLNDNTPLKPTKVFDNVYSIGTVSVSAWAIKTSEGIILIDAMWDDDSAKLIIKDMKELGLDPTQLKYILISHGHGDHYGGANYLRNKYHAKVAMSKVDFDFMHSLNKGPNGPRSPKTPADIFVKDGDVITLGNESVKILLTPGHTPGGISFIFPVTNDGQKHTAILWGGTGIPHDMKSKLAYQKSVAHFEEEARKANADIELTAHLFIGDNFAKLDKVRDRKEGENNPFILGQDGMNKYFKELHKSIDDAIKEK
- a CDS encoding cytochrome c3 family protein, producing MEEIKKSKSKVIVPLSLVIVGLILGLIISFGSSIGVKHTSDKNYCSSCHTMQPVTNSYKMDVHGGAGKHGIEVKCVYCHLPQDSMANYLTTKVKTGLHDLYAEYFKDTSKIDWQAMREHRESFTYDSACLNCHTNLKDSTESNLKALIAHRKYFSKTTDKTCVGCHQNVGHKDLGLYLPKN
- a CDS encoding multiheme c-type cytochrome, which translates into the protein MLKKLLLSMFASSVMLFAANVGDLSSVKTLKIDRDMTKMGKSCVECHAKETPGMVNDWKESRHGHVGISCIDCHQVKKDSPMATQACPGVKGTDVYISLLVTPKTCERCHPSEVKEFQESGHGRAGLQVHAKDGMQKLMNHFEGADNPHTKGSAEATGCMQCHGKVVELGKDNRPTAETWPQAGIGTIYPDGSVGNCASCHTRHKFSIAEARKPAACSSCHLGPDHPDKEIYDNSKHGHIFNAEGNEWKYDSAPDAWEPGDYRAPTCATCHMSGIGDLKTTHNVSRRLKWNLWAPKSNLRDGGLDNAVKVWKEEGKFSKGNPVAGHPDGSVAARAEMEKVCSSCHSTLHTKNFFEMADKHVILYNESYFEPAKKMYDELKAKGLIAQDPWTDEFHKVYYHLWHHQGRRMRQGALMNGPDYAHWHGVFELQQDIRELKKIYEHRMKTGKID
- a CDS encoding PAS domain-containing protein, whose protein sequence is MEFNESEFLIETIVPENELIISRTDLRGFITYANETFAQISGYLIDELVGNPHNLVRHPDMPKRVFKQMWETLLKGQKWEGVVKNLRKDRGYYWVHATISGVYKDGKLIEYKSIRTPIDYQTKLKHQKLYDEYRNLDNENIRRVIYT
- a CDS encoding peptidylprolyl isomerase — protein: MKYLIGLLLLIFTTNIYAKELLAVVNGNEITTDVAHTDFFNMDVEQKKIAIKRLVEKELAIEYGLNSDMVKSKKFIDTFNHIIKVENGKDLASTLKDKENKYTNEQLRSKKGLLAFDMILDEKAQELKPDTNTLKKYYEINKNRYDTKKMYELLHIIVNTKEEALEIEKALNNSTAVIKTFQEIASKKSLAPTKDKNGYLGQFDYEAMPKELQEAVKNLTRNQYSKPFKTDFGYELVYVMGYQDEVKRGYKESQINVKDDYTRESVINWAFEQINKLKEKAEIKIIFKG